From the genome of Dryobates pubescens isolate bDryPub1 chromosome 42, bDryPub1.pri, whole genome shotgun sequence, one region includes:
- the LOC128899252 gene encoding olfactory receptor 14A16-like: MSNSSSITHFLLLAFTGTRQLQLLHFWLFLATYLAALLGNSLIITTIAWDHHLHTPMYFFLFNLALIDLGYISTTVLKSMANSLWDTRDISYAGCAAQVFFIVVFFSAELYLLTIMAYDRYAAICRPLHYETLLGSRVCVLLAAAAWACGFLTALLHTANTFSLPLCQGNAVEQFFCKIPQILKLSCSTSYLRELVLIVLSASLFFVCFVFIVVSYVQIFRAVLRIPSQQGRHKAFSTCLPHLAVVSLFITTGFFAYLKPPSISSPSLDLVMAVLYLLVSPAVNPLIYSLRNQELKAALSKLIPGCFQKQ, from the coding sequence atgtccaacagcagctccatcacccacttccttcTGCTGGCATTCACAGGCacgaggcagctgcagctcctgcacttctggctcttcctggccacctacctggcagccctgctgggtaacagtctcatcatcaccaccatagcctgggaccaccacctccacacccccatgtacttcttcctcttcaATCTCGCCCTCATTGACCTGGGCTacatctccaccactgtcctcaaatccatggccaattccctttgggacaccagggacatctcctatgcaggatgtgctgctcaggtcttttttattgttgttttcttttcagcagAGCTTTATCTCCTCACCATCATGGCCTACGATCGCTAcgctgccatctgcagacccctgcactatgagaccctcctgggcagcagagtttgtgtcctcctggcagcagctgcctgggcctgtggctttctcacagctctgctgcacacagccaatacattttccctgcccctctgccagggcaatgctgtggagcagttcttctgtaagatcccccagatcctcaagctctcttGCTCCAcctcctacctcagggaacttgtGCTAATCGTGCTCAGTGCCTCTTtattctttgtttgctttgtgttcattgtggtgtcctatgtgcaaatcttcagggcagtgctgaggatcccctctcagcagggacgccacaaagccttttccacctgcctgcctcacctggctgtggtctccctatTTATCACCACTGGCttctttgcctacctgaagcccccctccatctcctccccatccctggatctgGTGATGGCAGTTCTGTACTTGCTGGtttctccagcagtgaaccctctcatctacagcctgaggaaccaggagctgaaggctgccctcagcaaactgatccctgggtgttttcagaagcaataa